AACAGCACCTGTCGGGCATGCGTTGGAGCATCCTGCGCATCCTATACATGGAACCTCCGCAACCTTTGGTTCCGGTTGCACCTTCCCCTCAAGGATTCTCCTCCTCAACTCCATGTCGGTTACCCTGTCGGCGGCGAAGAGGATCCTCTTGAGGTTCGTGTATGAACCCTCCAGCATTATCCTTAGAATATTCTTCATCTAGCTCACCTTTCTCTCATCGAACTCCCTTTCAAAGATCACGGCCCTTGCAGGGCATATATTTGAACATGCACCGCAGTATATGCATTTATCATCATCAACAATCATCCTTCCATCCTCATCCCGGGATATGGCATCCTCGGGGCATAGCTCCATGCAGAGCCCGCATCCTATGCAGAGCCCTGGATCTATAAGGGTGAATCCTTCCTTAATCCTCCTCTTCCTCATGGTTGTTCGTGGTATGGCATCCGCAGGGCAGTGGATTCCGCATTTCTCACAGAGTATGCAGTGGTCAGTGTCAACCTCTATTGAACCCCTCCTGAGGGTTATGGCATCCTCAGGGCATATCTCGGCACATATACCGCAGGATATGCAGTCTTCTGACACCGAACCATCCCATTTAACCGTTCTGAAGCTTCGGGCTTCACTGACGTCACAGGCCTGCACACAGCGCCCGCATGAGACACAGTAACCCCTGAGCTCACCATCAACCATCCGGAGTGTTCCTACAGGGCAGACGTCCAGGCATGGTTCATCCTCACAGTCCCTGCAGAGTGTTGGGTCATGGCGGAGTTTACCATCAACCATCCTGAGGGCTCCCCTCTCACACCTCTCTGCGCAGAGGCCGCAGTTCAGGCAGGAGACTATGCTGCCAGCTGCCCCTTCAGGGGACTTCCTGATCTTAACCGCGAAGTCATCAAGGTAGATTGCCCTGCTAGGACATTCCCTGAGACATTTGAGGCAGAGTGTGCATTTTTCAGGGTCTATTTCAAGGTCCTCTATTGCGCCGACAGGGCAGACGTCCTGGCAGACACGGCACTCTGTACATACACTCTCAGTATCGGTTTCCACGATTATGGCGCCTGTTGGGCAGTAGTACTGGCATCTCCTGCAGAGGGTGCACCTGTCGGTGTCTGTGACCACGTTCACCCTTGATGCTTCATGCTTCACCGGCCTTCTCTTAACCGGTGGCCTGACTGCAAGGTTGAGTGATTCCAGGAACTGGAGCTGCCTGTCCTCTATAAGATCGAATGCGTCCACGCGTGCCCCCAGGGGGCATGAGTCAACGCATAGCCCGCACCTGGCGCATATCCCCCATACTACTCCATCCTCTATTTTTATGCTGTTCACTGGGCATGTCCTTTCACATATACCGCAGGCATTGCATTTTGCCCTGTCTACAAAGTATCCTCCGTACCTGTTCCTCCGTATGGCCTTGTTGGGACATGCCTCCATGCATGCACCGCAGGTTATGCAGCTGAAGGCCTTCCCATCAATCATCCTTATGGCCTTTGTCGGGCATGCCTTAACACATTCCCCGAGTCCCTCGCATTTTCCCGTTGATATAAACATGATGATGACCTCATAACCTGATTAGCGTCTGAATAAGATTTTACCAGTCATTATACCCAGTACTGCAGCTACGAATCCCGTGGCGATGGGCAGATCCGTGTAGTATGGGAAGGGCCCCAGATTCCATGCCACAAGGACAAGGACCACCAGCACCACCAGGTATGATGATGCAGGGAACATGTCTTCCCTTATTCTGCTTCCAAGTATCAGGCCGAGTAGGAATCCGAAGATCACCGGACCTGGAAACATTTAAATCATCCCTCCCTGCTCCCCTTTACGTGTACTGTGTTTATAAATATCCCTGAACATTATAATCCCTCATCAAAACCATTAAATCCTATTCCGGGAGAGGCCTGAACTCCCCTATTCACCGGACCCTTCACCCCTGAACTCCATGAATGTGATCACTATTGCACTGAGCCCCACCAGGACCTTGAGTCCAACAACTATGTTCAGGTAGGGTATTATTCCGGCATTTACAGGATCTGGATAGTTGAAGAATCTGCTGACAGCGGGTGTGATGCCGTAGAGGTCAACTCCAAGGTTATACAGGAAGAAACCTGAGAAGAGCAGCCCGCAGAGTCCGAGGCCAACGTATCCCAGTGCTCCTATGCTCTCCATTGCAGACATGAACTCATGGGAGAACTGGAAGGGGCTCTTCTCAATCCCGTATACAACCGCGCAGAATATGAATCCTGCTGCTATCATTGCACCTCCCTGGAAGCCTCCTCCAGGTGTTATATGACCTCCGAGTATTGTGAGAATCCCGAGGCACATTATAAGCATTGCTGCCGGGAATGCGAATATCTTAAGTATTGTGCTCATTCATTTTCCCTCCATGCGCATACCATTATTTTTCCCCCAGCTGAACCCTGCCTCTCCCGAAGACCAGCAGGGTTACAAGCACTGCGGTTACGAGTATAAGTGCTTCTCCAAGTGTATCGTAGGCTCTCCAGTCAAACACAACCACCGTGACCATGTTCGGGGCTATGCTGGTGCCCAGGTAATTGTATATCTGGCTGATCCCAGGGTTTATTATCCTGCTGAAGTCTATGATGGCGTCAAAGAGCGTCACTCCAAAGAGTCCAAGGGCCACCGTGGCCATTAGGTTCCTCAGGGAATCAGACACCTGAACCACCCCAGTAGAATATTGAGACCATTATCCCGAGGGTCATGAGGACGTAGAATATCATCCTGCTGAAACCGTCCCCCTGTTCCTCCCTGAGCCTTGCTGATAATGGAACCGATGTCAGGAGGACCGGGGCGAGTATCAGGACCGCCACCACCATCAGGATGAAGTTTATCTTTCTCAGCATTATCACCGCAATCAGGACGCTGGCTATGACCGTTATCTCAGCAGTCAGTGCTGTTGAAGCTGAAATGTTGGTCACCCTATCCTTCTCTGTAACCTTCCTTATCCTTTCAATAATCTCGTTGTAGAAGCTCATAGAATCCCCTCTCATATTATAAGACCCTGTGCAATTCCAGTGAACTGTGAGGTTGCTATCCATGGCAGTAGCCCCAGGACCGTGCATATGATAATAAGCACGGTGATTGAAAGGACCGTTGTCCATGGCACCGAATCTGACTCGACCTTCATCCCCCGCGGTTCCGGCTTGAGGTAGACCGAATAAAAGGCCCTCATGAAGGTCATGAAAGTGACTATGCTGAGGAGTATCATTATAACTCCAAGTTCAGGGACTCCAGCCTTTATGGCGGACTGTATCAGGAGGAGTTTGCTCTGGAATACGTTGAAGGGCGGCACACCGGCCATTATGAACCCTGATAGCATCACAAGGCCAGCGAGTCCCGGCCTGTATTTCATCAGTCCACCCAGCTCCTCTGTATCTGATTTTCCGGTCATGTAGAGTATGGTGCCGAAGCCCAGGAAGATGCATGCTGTTATAAGGGCCTCGTTGATGGCCTGGAAGAGTCCAGCGGTTATACTCATTGCCGTACCGAGGCCGATGCCTATGCCTATGTATCCTAGTTCACCGACGGCAAGGAAACCTATCATCCTCTTGAGGTCTGTCTGCATGAGGGCCATGGTTATCCCAAGGACCATGCCTGCCAGGGAGAAGAAGACCATGGCCCACCTTACGATGGGGAGGTAGTAGAACATCCTGAGTATCACGATGGCAAGGGCCGTGAATGTGAACACCGAGAAGGCCTGGAGGAGTGAGGCTCCATGGGGGAGGGCCCTGCTGTACACCGCTGATTTGATGGTGTGAAACGGTGGTAGACCTGTACCGTAGAGCCATCCGAAGATTAGGAGTGACGATGCCAGGAGGAATAGTGGATTTGCAGGGTCCACGATTCCGTTCCTCAGTGAGAAAACTATGTCTGATATGTTAACATTTCCTGTTATACCCAGGAGTATGGCTACGCCCAGTAGAAGCATTGGGGCCGCAACCCCCCCTATTAGCATGTATTTGAGGGCTGTTTCATAGTTCCTCTCCACACCGGAGCAGAGTATCACCCCCACCTGTGCAAGGGCAGCTATCTCAAAGAAGACGTAGAGGTTGAATATGTCGTCAGTGAGGACAACTGCTGTTACGGCCGCCGTCCCCATGAACATGAGGAAGGCGTAGACTCCTGATGGTCGTTTAACCTCGTTCATTGATGTCAGGACCGCCAGGAAGGCCACTATGGATAATACAAGGAGGAATATCTTCTGGGGGCTTCCAAAGACGTATGTTATTGCAGGGTGGAATGAATAAAGGTATGATGATGCCAGTGATGATGGGAGGCCCGAAGCTATCGATGGGTTCTCGGACAGGGGGGCGTAGCCTCCGAAATAATGGACGCCGTAACCTGCAATTAATGGTATGATCGGCAGGAGAAGTGCTGTTATGATTGCAAGTGCCTTAACGCTTCTATCCTTCCCGTGGAGCAGGTTCAGGAGAAGCGCGCATAGAATCGGTAAAACTACCATGACAGGTATAAGTGGATTCATAACTCCTCACCCTTTATCTTTATGATTTTAAACATTCCTCAAGCACCTTCTTCATGATTATCAGTCTTCAAGCACCCTTGATGCGCTTATGGTGCCATGCTTCTGGTAGAGTATTATTATTATGCCGAGCATGACCGCCAGCGTGCTTGCCCCGATGACTATGCTTGTGAGTACAAGTGCGAAGGGCAGGGGATATGATGCATGCTGGGCAAACCATGCAGATGACATTCCAGGTAGATAAATGTAGACTATTCCCCCCTCCCTGTAGCCCAGGGTGACCAGGAAGAGGTTAACACCGTCGGCTATGAAGGAAAGGGCTATGACCTTCTTTATGAGGTTGTCTATGAATATCACCGCAACCGCGCCGAGGACCATGAGGCTGGCTGCAGTGAAAAATGATGCAAGCTGTAGAGAGAGCAACATTTATTCTTCCTCCATTCTCATTGTTCTGTAAACCGCCAGGGCAAAGAATACCGGTATGATGGCTGATCCCACAATTGCCTGTGTAAGGGCAACATCAGGTGCCAGGAGGATCTGGTAGAGGGCCGCTATTGCAGCCCCCGGTACACCTGTGAGTATGGCTGCCTTGAGCAGGTCCCTCTGAAGCAGGGCAAGGACCGCTCCCAGTACCGCTATGATCATTATTACGTACTCAATCATTCAATCACCCTCTCCATGGTAATGGGCATTTGCTATGGCATGTGAAACAAAGGGGACAAGGACAAAGTATGTCAGTGCAAGTAGTGGTTCCCCCAGGACAAGGAGAGCCAGTATGCATGCAACATCCGCGATGCCGAGTATGTGTATCCTTGCATAGAGCACCCTTTCAATATCATCCTTAAATCTGAGTATCCCCACGGCAGCCAGTATGATCAGTATTGAGGATGCTAGGAGAATCACCGGCCGTATAATAATGATTAAATCCATAATATCAACCCCTGAGAACCCTTG
The sequence above is drawn from the Methanothermobacter wolfeii genome and encodes:
- a CDS encoding MnhB domain-containing protein: MSTILKIFAFPAAMLIMCLGILTILGGHITPGGGFQGGAMIAAGFIFCAVVYGIEKSPFQFSHEFMSAMESIGALGYVGLGLCGLLFSGFFLYNLGVDLYGITPAVSRFFNYPDPVNAGIIPYLNIVVGLKVLVGLSAIVITFMEFRGEGSGE
- a CDS encoding cation:proton antiporter (subunit G of antiporter complex involved in resistance to high concentrations of Na+, K+, Li+ and/or alkali); amino-acid sequence: MDLIIIIRPVILLASSILIILAAVGILRFKDDIERVLYARIHILGIADVACILALLVLGEPLLALTYFVLVPFVSHAIANAHYHGEGD
- a CDS encoding energy-converting hydrogenase B subunit G, EhbG gives rise to the protein MSFYNEIIERIRKVTEKDRVTNISASTALTAEITVIASVLIAVIMLRKINFILMVVAVLILAPVLLTSVPLSARLREEQGDGFSRMIFYVLMTLGIMVSIFYWGGSGV
- a CDS encoding energy-converting hydrogenase B subunit J, translated to MFPGPVIFGFLLGLILGSRIREDMFPASSYLVVLVVLVLVAWNLGPFPYYTDLPIATGFVAAVLGIMTGKILFRR
- a CDS encoding cation:proton antiporter subunit C, producing the protein MLLSLQLASFFTAASLMVLGAVAVIFIDNLIKKVIALSFIADGVNLFLVTLGYREGGIVYIYLPGMSSAWFAQHASYPLPFALVLTSIVIGASTLAVMLGIIIILYQKHGTISASRVLED
- a CDS encoding 4Fe-4S binding protein; protein product: MFISTGKCEGLGECVKACPTKAIRMIDGKAFSCITCGACMEACPNKAIRRNRYGGYFVDRAKCNACGICERTCPVNSIKIEDGVVWGICARCGLCVDSCPLGARVDAFDLIEDRQLQFLESLNLAVRPPVKRRPVKHEASRVNVVTDTDRCTLCRRCQYYCPTGAIIVETDTESVCTECRVCQDVCPVGAIEDLEIDPEKCTLCLKCLRECPSRAIYLDDFAVKIRKSPEGAAGSIVSCLNCGLCAERCERGALRMVDGKLRHDPTLCRDCEDEPCLDVCPVGTLRMVDGELRGYCVSCGRCVQACDVSEARSFRTVKWDGSVSEDCISCGICAEICPEDAITLRRGSIEVDTDHCILCEKCGIHCPADAIPRTTMRKRRIKEGFTLIDPGLCIGCGLCMELCPEDAISRDEDGRMIVDDDKCIYCGACSNICPARAVIFEREFDERKVS
- the ehbF gene encoding energy conserving hydrogenase EhbF is translated as MNPLIPVMVVLPILCALLLNLLHGKDRSVKALAIITALLLPIIPLIAGYGVHYFGGYAPLSENPSIASGLPSSLASSYLYSFHPAITYVFGSPQKIFLLVLSIVAFLAVLTSMNEVKRPSGVYAFLMFMGTAAVTAVVLTDDIFNLYVFFEIAALAQVGVILCSGVERNYETALKYMLIGGVAAPMLLLGVAILLGITGNVNISDIVFSLRNGIVDPANPLFLLASSLLIFGWLYGTGLPPFHTIKSAVYSRALPHGASLLQAFSVFTFTALAIVILRMFYYLPIVRWAMVFFSLAGMVLGITMALMQTDLKRMIGFLAVGELGYIGIGIGLGTAMSITAGLFQAINEALITACIFLGFGTILYMTGKSDTEELGGLMKYRPGLAGLVMLSGFIMAGVPPFNVFQSKLLLIQSAIKAGVPELGVIMILLSIVTFMTFMRAFYSVYLKPEPRGMKVESDSVPWTTVLSITVLIIICTVLGLLPWIATSQFTGIAQGLII
- a CDS encoding DUF4040 domain-containing protein, with protein sequence MIEYVIMIIAVLGAVLALLQRDLLKAAILTGVPGAAIAALYQILLAPDVALTQAIVGSAIIPVFFALAVYRTMRMEEE
- a CDS encoding EhbH, translating into MSDSLRNLMATVALGLFGVTLFDAIIDFSRIINPGISQIYNYLGTSIAPNMVTVVVFDWRAYDTLGEALILVTAVLVTLLVFGRGRVQLGEK